In a single window of the Haloplasma contractile SSD-17B genome:
- a CDS encoding Wadjet anti-phage system protein JetD domain-containing protein, translating into MKNYRTFLLNKLIDRYENSKLFRGDNQVTVHIDFKFTKRHLGDYFNETRYELKDEIGEVCKNLESEELIHILWKKFEYGNIIDKIRLNTEQVDEVYRILNRVNKKELEQNMLNVLGDYVNHGSWISEFATSLVERLREGKSIQRYFDLNDTDYAKEVLTTLEEILKPKDEVSKRMFSINLFNNSKHFEELESKLIMIMKEFGPYNEDVDILSEENILNNPGYIYLKGTGVFKCNQETINLDGLQGEIGLSTLLLKELEILELDVGRVLTIENLASFHMYNPKKELVIYLGGYHNTIRREFLKQIHLFNQVSAFDHWGDIDLGGFRILNHLRTKTGIPFNPYRMDLDTLKRYETYAMTFNTAYEKKLKELLAQEAYKKFHGVIEYMIEKGIRLEQEIVKG; encoded by the coding sequence ATGAAAAATTATAGGACATTCCTGTTAAATAAATTAATTGATCGATATGAAAACAGTAAGCTTTTCAGAGGGGACAACCAAGTTACGGTTCATATCGACTTCAAGTTTACCAAGCGTCATTTAGGGGATTACTTTAATGAGACACGTTATGAGCTTAAAGATGAAATAGGCGAAGTCTGCAAAAATTTAGAGTCTGAAGAACTTATACACATCCTGTGGAAAAAATTTGAATATGGTAATATCATTGATAAAATACGTTTAAATACAGAACAAGTAGATGAGGTATATCGAATACTAAATCGTGTAAATAAAAAAGAACTTGAACAGAATATGCTTAATGTACTAGGCGACTATGTGAATCATGGGTCATGGATCAGTGAATTTGCAACGTCATTAGTTGAACGGCTTAGAGAAGGAAAAAGCATTCAACGGTATTTTGATTTAAATGACACTGATTATGCTAAGGAAGTCCTAACTACGTTAGAAGAGATTCTCAAACCAAAAGATGAAGTATCAAAACGCATGTTTAGTATTAATCTATTCAATAATTCAAAGCACTTCGAAGAACTCGAAAGTAAACTCATTATGATTATGAAAGAGTTTGGACCATATAATGAGGATGTAGATATTTTATCCGAAGAAAACATATTGAATAATCCTGGATATATCTATCTAAAAGGAACGGGAGTATTTAAATGCAATCAGGAAACGATAAATTTAGACGGGCTTCAAGGTGAAATCGGACTAAGCACTTTATTATTGAAAGAATTAGAAATTTTAGAACTGGATGTGGGTCGAGTGCTGACTATTGAAAATCTGGCATCCTTCCATATGTATAATCCTAAGAAGGAATTGGTCATTTATCTTGGAGGTTATCACAATACAATACGACGTGAGTTTCTAAAACAGATTCACCTGTTTAATCAAGTGAGTGCATTTGATCATTGGGGTGACATTGATCTGGGTGGATTCCGTATCTTGAATCACTTGAGAACTAAAACAGGTATACCATTTAATCCTTATCGAATGGACCTAGACACGTTAAAACGTTATGAAACCTACGCGATGACATTCAATACTGCTTATGAAAAGAAACTAAAAGAATTACTAGCTCAGGAAGCATACAAGAAATTTCACGGTGTAATTGAATATATGATTGAAAAAGGAATTCGATTAGAGCAGGAAATTGTTAAAGGTTAA
- a CDS encoding ATP-binding protein — MKKLMKIKLINWHYLANETIPVEGNCLITGENGAGKSTILDAIQYVLTAGKQYFNSAANDKAKRDLMGYVRCKTGRDSNQYERTGDVSSHIALEFLDEKKKKSFIIGAVIDSSGNLSTPKVNFYRIEDQKMNESLFLQENHVPRTISNFKATIKGKQAKVLTTQNEARKDFRHRFGSLNDRFFELLPKALAFKPINKIKDFVYSYLLDEKDVDIEYLKDNIHTLREYEKYLKIIKQKLTDLESIDRSYQEYLNIEETIKIQDYIIKRASKELNEQNINNKKHKLSTIETKLDLVGSKLNQTEKEIEERSEEKANLDRSLANDDTYQAIRELEKTIRSLNIDLDTYRKKEQKLDYIFHEAFTTVKEMNALDVNLASMVPFYEYKNETISEANMNDLINKTKSLSSEIDGFKDQMFNKKATLDFKRSQEQEGLAVIEQDIKSLSSKKLVYPRYVTDLQQAIHQGLKRELGKDIEPKILCELLNVKDDKWQNAIEGYLNTQRFNLIIEPEYFDHALEIYERVKYKRNIHTTGLVNTKRLKQYEESDENSLSYMVTSKNKHASNYVNMLLNKVVRCETVDELKNHRIAITPTCMVYKNKTARQIKEDVYKIPFIGQDAYKKQLEQKRELRAEKLAILSDYRDKINHCIHCLDLCKRLNLNYIIENSEIKINVQNTVNKISENEKKLNKIDRASMLDLQIHIEQVNKELKEIKQKEKQLIKDLQDLQVEERILNNKLDELNGKSSSLTPALNQVIDQIISVLNKAESRYQDATEKYNHLEKLIDVYTSQRSGQFTRRTNVLNELQSKQRDYNRDYDFGAAPGVEGMDTYYEESKRLKDSKVIEYEEKIRQSKKKAEEQFKDEFISKLQEHILMAQNEFKKLNNALEGIFFGEDEYKFDWKPSKQYRKFYDMITDDSNLGGNTLFGGSFRERHKEALDDLFDRISLNDEQSQKALEEYTDYRTYMDYDIKIMHRSGSTSSFSKVCREKSGGETQTPYYVAIAASFIQLYHTNHLGGDSIGIILFDEAFDKMDENRIESMMEFLNKLDLQVILAAPPQKIETISPFVKTNLVIYRDEHGSYVEPFLHEKL, encoded by the coding sequence ATGAAGAAGTTGATGAAGATCAAACTGATTAACTGGCACTACCTAGCAAACGAAACGATCCCAGTTGAGGGGAATTGTTTAATTACAGGGGAAAATGGAGCGGGTAAGTCAACGATTCTTGATGCGATTCAGTATGTATTAACGGCTGGTAAACAATACTTTAATAGTGCGGCTAATGATAAAGCGAAGCGTGATTTAATGGGTTATGTGCGTTGTAAAACTGGGCGTGATTCAAATCAGTATGAACGGACGGGGGATGTGAGCTCTCATATTGCATTAGAATTTTTAGATGAGAAGAAGAAGAAATCCTTCATCATTGGAGCGGTTATTGACTCATCCGGGAATTTAAGTACACCAAAGGTTAACTTTTACCGAATTGAAGATCAGAAAATGAACGAGTCACTCTTTTTACAGGAAAATCATGTCCCAAGAACGATTAGCAACTTTAAGGCAACGATCAAGGGTAAACAGGCAAAAGTCTTAACTACTCAAAATGAAGCTAGAAAAGATTTCAGGCATCGTTTCGGGTCTTTAAATGATCGCTTCTTTGAACTATTACCTAAAGCACTTGCGTTTAAACCGATTAATAAGATTAAAGATTTTGTTTATTCGTATCTTTTAGATGAAAAAGATGTTGACATTGAGTACTTAAAAGATAACATCCATACCTTGCGTGAGTATGAAAAGTATTTAAAAATTATTAAACAAAAACTTACCGATTTAGAGTCGATTGACAGGTCTTATCAAGAGTATCTGAATATAGAAGAAACAATTAAAATTCAGGACTATATCATTAAGCGTGCTTCAAAAGAATTAAATGAACAAAACATTAATAATAAGAAGCATAAGCTAAGTACTATTGAAACAAAATTAGACTTGGTGGGGTCAAAATTAAATCAAACAGAAAAAGAGATCGAGGAACGTTCTGAAGAGAAAGCGAATTTAGATCGGTCGCTTGCTAATGATGATACGTACCAAGCGATTAGAGAGTTAGAGAAAACAATTCGAAGTCTAAATATTGATCTCGATACATATAGGAAAAAGGAACAGAAACTTGATTACATCTTTCACGAGGCGTTCACCACGGTAAAGGAAATGAATGCACTAGATGTTAATTTAGCGAGTATGGTCCCCTTTTATGAATACAAGAATGAAACAATTTCAGAAGCAAATATGAATGACCTGATTAATAAAACGAAGTCTCTAAGTAGTGAGATTGACGGGTTTAAGGATCAGATGTTTAATAAGAAGGCAACATTAGATTTTAAACGCAGTCAGGAACAAGAGGGATTAGCTGTAATTGAACAGGATATTAAATCTTTATCTAGTAAGAAACTGGTTTATCCGCGTTATGTAACGGATTTACAACAGGCGATTCATCAAGGTTTAAAACGTGAACTGGGTAAAGATATTGAACCTAAGATTTTATGTGAACTGTTAAATGTAAAAGATGACAAGTGGCAGAATGCAATCGAGGGATACCTAAATACACAGCGGTTTAACTTAATCATTGAGCCGGAGTATTTCGATCATGCTTTAGAAATCTATGAACGTGTAAAGTATAAGCGCAATATTCATACGACGGGTCTCGTGAATACGAAGCGCTTAAAGCAATACGAAGAGTCAGACGAAAACAGTCTTTCGTATATGGTGACTAGTAAAAACAAGCATGCGTCAAACTATGTTAATATGCTTTTAAATAAAGTGGTTCGTTGTGAGACGGTTGATGAGTTAAAAAACCATCGTATAGCTATTACGCCAACGTGTATGGTTTATAAAAATAAGACAGCAAGACAAATTAAAGAAGATGTGTACAAGATTCCATTTATTGGTCAAGATGCTTACAAAAAACAATTAGAACAAAAGCGCGAACTCCGTGCAGAGAAGTTAGCCATTTTATCTGACTATAGAGATAAGATTAATCACTGTATACATTGCCTAGATTTATGTAAGCGGCTTAATTTAAATTACATCATTGAAAACAGTGAGATTAAAATTAACGTTCAAAACACGGTGAATAAAATCTCTGAAAACGAAAAGAAATTAAATAAAATAGACCGTGCTTCCATGCTCGATTTACAGATTCATATTGAGCAGGTGAATAAGGAATTAAAAGAGATTAAGCAAAAAGAAAAACAATTAATTAAGGATCTACAAGATTTACAGGTGGAAGAACGTATTCTAAATAATAAACTTGATGAACTGAACGGAAAATCCAGTTCACTAACTCCTGCATTAAATCAAGTCATCGATCAGATCATTTCCGTGTTAAATAAGGCCGAATCACGTTATCAAGATGCTACAGAAAAATATAATCATCTCGAAAAACTGATCGACGTTTATACCTCGCAGCGTAGTGGTCAGTTCACACGACGGACAAATGTATTAAATGAGTTACAATCAAAGCAACGCGATTATAACCGTGACTATGACTTTGGTGCGGCTCCTGGAGTAGAAGGAATGGATACCTATTATGAGGAGTCAAAGAGGCTAAAGGATAGTAAAGTAATCGAATACGAGGAAAAGATACGTCAATCCAAAAAGAAGGCAGAGGAACAGTTTAAAGACGAATTTATTTCAAAGCTTCAGGAACACATTCTAATGGCACAAAATGAGTTTAAAAAATTAAACAATGCTTTAGAAGGAATTTTCTTTGGTGAAGATGAGTATAAGTTTGATTGGAAGCCTAGTAAACAATATCGTAAGTTCTACGATATGATCACGGATGACTCAAATCTCGGTGGGAATACCTTATTCGGTGGATCATTTAGAGAACGTCATAAAGAGGCATTAGACGATTTATTCGATCGCATTAGTTTAAATGATGAGCAATCTCAAAAAGCATTAGAAGAATATACCGATTACCGTACTTACATGGATTATGATATTAAAATCATGCATCGTAGTGGGTCTACGTCTTCATTCTCAAAAGTATGTCGTGAAAAAAGTGGTGGAGAAACTCAAACACCATACTATGTAGCGATTGCAGCCTCCTTTATTCAACTCTATCACACCAATCATCTAGGAGGCGATTCAATCGGAATAATCCTATTTGATGAGGCATTTGATAAGATGGATGAAAACCGCATTGAGAGCATGATGGAATTCTTAAACAAGTTAGATTTACAGGTCATATTAGCAGCACCCCCTCAAAAGATAGAGACAATTAGTCCCTTTGTAAAAACAAACTTAGTTATTTACCGTGATGAACATGGATCATATGTGGAGCCGTTCTTACATGAAAAATTATAG
- a CDS encoding DUF4194 domain-containing protein → MNFIELYDRLNQTQKTEFSRIANKLLAITLLTKKKEDNKKDYYFITTHKDLFIEYFEYMNWEVEINEAYGVIHLNNIQNTNRKNFNLNESIILLVLRKIYQSKLEELSLAENVTIRIEEIKTEYDGLKIRNKQLDKTTLRNAVRLFKRYNIVDPLDSDYALGDTRLIIYPTILMAIKVDDIMKLNDKLRSYDRGGDDDEEVDEDQTD, encoded by the coding sequence ATGAACTTTATCGAGTTATATGATCGATTGAACCAGACGCAGAAAACTGAATTTTCTCGCATTGCTAATAAATTACTTGCCATTACATTACTGACAAAGAAGAAAGAGGATAATAAAAAGGACTATTATTTTATCACAACCCATAAGGATCTGTTTATAGAGTATTTTGAGTATATGAACTGGGAAGTTGAGATTAACGAGGCTTACGGTGTGATTCATTTAAACAATATTCAGAATACGAATCGGAAGAATTTTAATTTAAACGAGAGTATCATCTTACTCGTACTACGAAAGATTTATCAGAGTAAGCTAGAGGAGCTTTCCTTAGCAGAGAACGTCACGATTCGTATTGAGGAAATAAAGACGGAATACGATGGGTTAAAGATTCGTAATAAGCAGCTCGATAAGACGACATTACGAAATGCTGTACGGTTGTTTAAGCGCTATAATATTGTTGATCCACTTGATAGCGACTACGCGCTTGGTGATACGAGGCTTATTATTTATCCTACCATTTTAATGGCTATCAAAGTGGATGATATTATGAAACTAAATGATAAATTAAGAAGTTATGACCGTGGAGGTGACGATGATGAAGAAGTTGATGAAGATCAAACTGATTAA